The sequence TCTTCAGTGACTTGATATGGTAACTTGCTGATGTTATTCTACTTATGTTTTTGTTGTGTAGATGTAACAAATTCTATATTCAATTTTGTTTTCTAGATCGATTTTGAGGGAGATGGTGGTCTGGAGTTCCCTAAAGCTATCCCTGTGGCAAGTACACCTGGTGATGCTGGTGCAGATAACTTAAAGACTAAGAAGATCGAAGGCAACATGCAGACAAACAATTCAATTAAAGATCAAACATCTAATTCTATATCTAGTAGCATCAATCGTGTATCACTCGAAGACTCTAATGGAAAAGAGTCAGTTCTTAGCAGAGAGAATACACAGTCAAATTTATCATCTCAACCAAAATCTTCAAAGAAACCTGCAGCGCGTGCAAAAGTTCCTTTCGAGAAGGGCTATAGCCAAATGGATTGGCTTAAGCTGACCCGTACACATCCTGATCTTGCAGGTAAATTGTAGCTGCTACTGTTTCTTCATCTCTGTATGTATGATTATTACTGGATGGCTAGTGtacatttgaaaactttcttAGTTAATGTATTGTTACTGTCTGAGGCACTATAATCATGACAACTCAGGATATCTTAATATGGTCATAGTtaccataggaaaaacacaagcTTAAGAGTACACACAATTTTTGGTTTCATTGTTGGATAGGTGAGGTCAAATGAATGAGTTTGCAGACTAGTATGCACCATGTTAAATGTCTTCAAAAGGTCATGAACTACATTTTCTACTATATCAGCTTTCTTTTTTCATGTGGCATTATCAAAATTGATGAGGTCAGAaaagaagaggggggggggggtatattTTTTGGGTAATTTGTTTCTAGCTAATACCTCATGGACCTAAGAATTGGTATGAACTTCTAGCTATTCATAAGACAAAATGTCATTTAATTAATTGTGGTATGAACAAAAATATTATGTATTTCATCCTCAGATAATCcatagtgattttttttctataccaTTAGGATTCGTACATTATTTAAGATACAGGATTCCTGCTTGTGAGATCCTTTAGTCATTAGTCACTGGATTGCATTTTAGATTTGGTATGCAAAGGTGAGAAAAGGAAATACAGGTGGGGGATGCACAATTTCAGCATTTAGGGGAAGAGCGCGTGAACAGTGGCAAAATCTGAAGAAGTTTGTGATTCCAGCGGCATTGAACAAAGAATGCAAAAAGCAGTGCCAAGTACCAATGGTGTAGACTGATGTTTTCCTAATTTAAAGCATAAATGATTATCTACAGATGTTGAAATCTGAAAATGTAAATGCAATTTTATTATTTGTGACTGGAGCATCGCCCGTGAGCTATCCACCTTTTTTGAATAtaactgcaaagggggaaaatATGTTGGTGTGTCTTGCGCCTGTCTATCAGCTGTAATTCATGAACCTGTTTATGCTTGACTGAAGCATATGCGTCCACTGTtgttaatattttaattttactccTTTTTTAACTGTGTGTTACTTGTAATGAATTGATGTTTGCTGGTGAAATAATACCGATTTCCTTTCATTTGGTGTGGCATTTTTATAGGGCTAAAGGGGCAGTCAAACCGAAGGTTGATTTCTCTAGAAGAAGTTAAACAGCATAAAACAGGAGATAGTATTTGGACTGTTTTGAAAGGTCGTGTGTACAACATTGCTCCGTACATGAAATTTCATCCGGGAGGTAACCATAAGTTTTAACCTGATGTGGAATACTTGTTTCAGTTCTTTTCGTAGCTGCTGTTCACCTTCACAATTTATGCAGACTTTGGAGTGCTATATGCTTCTATTTTACGTGTAACAAGTACTTTTATGGGCATTTGCAGGAGTTGATATGCTTATGAAGGCTGCTGGAAAAGACTCGACTGCTCTGTTCAGTATCCTTCTATTATTATTGTTCAAACATACTTTTAAAGTTGCCTGCTGCCTGTCGTAGAATTTCAACTGAGTTTTAGTTAGAATCAAAATATGCTTTGACATGCATGTTTGCATGCTAACTATACTCATGCATGCTTTGTTCATTATATTAGGTCGACTGTTCTGTGCTTATTGTGACCGTTGAACTTATGTGCACCTTGAGGCTAGCTAGCTGTCATATCTGCAGGGAGGTTTTGTCCATGAATATATAATTCTTGATATGGTTCCTTCACTCCCCTATAGACAAATATCATGCATGGGTAAATTTTGAATTCCTCCTGGAGAAGTGCCTTGTTGGATTCCTCGATCCCAATGAGTAGATGCTCCATTGAGCCTGAGGCCAGAACTCCACTTCCTCTTTCTTGTCCGCGACACTAGTCCCTGATGCGTATACATCACATGGAGACAGTTTAAGGAATGTAAACAAGTGTTTTGCTTCATTGCTAAGGAGATATAGATGCTGCTTaacattttagaaaaaaaagaaaagttagaAACTTGATCACCATTGTTATGTACAAATTCCTTCACCATTGATTgctgaagaaaacaaagaacTTTTCCATCCATATGAATGTAATGTCAAGAAGATACATGTGTTTTAGATGAAGGGATACTGTGGTGCTGTTTTGGCTCTTTGCAGCCAACACATAGTGCTCTGTTTCTTTCacattacaagacgttttggGCTCatgcatatattgatatatgtgCTTCATATATTTATCCCATATGACCAGATCCGAGAAACCCAAGCGCACCATCGTCGTCCATCCGCCAGGCGATATTCCTAACGACGCCATCCAGATTCCGCACGGAGTTGCGACCTCTCCACCGGCCGGAAAGCACGCtgttgccgtcgtcgccggtctAGGGACTGCTGTTAGGATCGACCTGATCTGATGCGATCGATCCCAAAATATTCAGCGAAATTCAGAACTTGGCTGGAAGCTACCTATTAGGAATCCTAACACGGCAAGGAATTGAAATAATTGCTGAAATTAACTTGATTAACGAAATATATGAGTAGGCCGCAAGAACAGAAAAATGGAATAAAAACTATGATTTTGATCTTCGATATAGTTCTAAAACAACACGTTGGCTTATATTGAGTATATCACGAGTAAAAGACAAAAAGTGATGCCTATAGTACCGTAAGGATACACACTGCAGTCTATCTCGGTGCTCTTGAGCAACACAATCTTTATAGAATCTCCCCTCCATTTGTTATATttaaatctcagccatccaacCAATATTAGCATCCTCCTCTGCTTCCTCAGTATTTTGGAACTCTAAAACTCTAAAGAATCAAGTGCTCTCTATCTTCATGTGCCTCTCAACCACACCCCAGTCGTGTCGGTCTTAGCCTCTATGCTTCACGACTACACCTCCCATGTATCCGTCGTTCCTCGATGTTGGTGCCTTTATCAACTGACCCCGCCTTCCCAAAACCACCCCTTTTGCTGCTCGTCACTATCAACCTTTAAATTCTACCCCTTCCCTTGTCATAATGAAGTTGTAGGAGGATAGCAGCAGAAGGTAGCGGCGAGGTAACAGGAGGTGGCAGCGGAGCTGCAAATAACAAGACAGCGGTGGGAGCTATAGGATCTGGCGCCCCCTTGGCCAGATCTGACATCCTCCCGACAAGATCTGGGGCCTCTCCACCAAGGGAGACTAGTTGAGGTGGTTCTCAACGATAATGGTGGGCACAGTGTGGTGGCCTACAGCAACGCAGGTGTAGTGGTGAGACAACGTTGGTGCCCTCGCTATGGGTGGGGACTAACCGGCGATCGGACATGACGTGGTCCGAGAGAAGGCTATCCATCCGATGAGGATGACTAATGGACTGGAGGTAGAGCCCTTGTGGGAAGACGGCAAGAGGCATGGGGATGGCTGCGTGCTAGCAGTATGTTGCTGGTGTTTTGAAGGCGATGGAGCTGCAACATCAAGGTTGAGGGAAGGTTGGTGCCAGGCGAAAGTCTTGTCTGATGGTAGTCAGGACACAATAATTGTGACGCTGCAGGCAACACGAATCCCCTTGGGGTGTTGTCGTGGTTGTAGGATCGAAGGTATCTTAGAGGGGAGGGGGTTGAATAGGATTCCTAGGAGACTTGGCTGAATTTGAACTTAAATTTCAGAAGATAAAAACTAACCAATGTGCCTAGGTTTAAGACTACTGTGGCCCATTGTTTAAAATTAAAGCTAGAACTCCTAACAGTTCTAGAgcaaaataaatattgaaaggAACAAGAAACTCAACATAAAGAGAAGAAAGTTCAAACAAAAGACTTGGCATGTTTTAACCGAGGTATCAGATATTCAACAATCTCTACTAATCGTCATTGGAAATCTACACAAGAGTATAGCTTCCTCCCAAGGCCATGAAGTCCATGGGCGCTCTCATCATTGTGGTTCTTCTCCACTCCCGAAGGTGAACCCCGAAACCTTCACCATCACACCGAGTCTCCCACAATCATCTTGAGACATCACTGGCTAGGCACGCTAAGATGCCAAGAGTAACAGGAAGAAGTCTTCACTTGAAGCCCTTAAGAACAAGGCCTAAAAGAGTGAAGAAAATTATCACAGATAGCTGAATGGCGCTCTTGGACCCTCCCTTAGGTTGCTTAGCTCAATAGAGTTCCAAAAGGCACTAGGTAGTCTAAGGCAAGAGGTATTTATAGCCTTAATCGAGCTCATTAGCTGTTTGCTACCATTGGCAAAAACCAGCTGAAGTTACATAGGATCGGACAATCTGGTACTAGACGGCCCTTTATACTTTCCAATAGTAACAAGGCATATAGCCGTTGGGCTATAAACTGTCGGGCAATCCAGCAACACGCCACGTTCAAAATCAATATCTAGTAGTAGCCGGACAAACATGTGTCCAAATTGTTCGACAATGTGTCAGATTGTTAAACAATTGCTAGATCAGCTTGATTATCTATCGGATAATCTGGCTAGTTCATTTACACTGTCCGACCATCACATGACCACAGTTGGACAACGAACTAGCCAGAAAATCCGACACTGCACCGGATTGTCCGGTCAAGTTACTCTAGCGACTTGAACAAGTACTATCTCGGATTGTTCGACACAACTTGGACTATTAAACTTGTACATGTTCATGGTTGTAGGAAGACCTGCACACTGACAACTGTCTGAGGTTTTTACCCACTTGATTTGAGAGGCCACAACTTAGTATGTACCACACCTAAACTCTAGCATTTCCCAAAAACTTCAAGCTACTAGTTTTCAACCCCTCTTTATAGCAGTCTTTAACTTAATTCTACTACATTTGTCCCAACTCCTCAAATACATTACCGATGTTTGAGTTGCAGTAGTATGATCTCGCTGATCTTATCTTGACTGTCTTTTATGGGTATAGGCAAAACGTCCACACTTCCATCGCCGGAGCcctaatctttttttaatactTAACAACTGAGATTAGTTTTCATGATTATATTGTCATTAACCACCAAAACATCACATGGGGTCTAGATTCTTTTGGAGGTGCCCCTCCTTCCTTCACCAATGGATTTCTCTATGTTAAAATCTTATCCAAGAGTCCTTGAGCAGCGGTGGTACTCTAGCGTCTCAACCTCCTATGACACCCTGTGTCAATTAGGATGTGACTTGTGTGGTCCATAAAAGCTATGTGCGCATTTTAGTACAGCGTTGCTAGTTTAGCAAGGGTGAAACCAACATATAAGGGCTTGTTCCTCCAACCATAGCACTCTCGGATTAACCGTTTTACATGAAGCGAagacgaaagtgtaagtgggtGGTATATGTAAGTGAGCCCGCTCCTTAGATGAGCTGGGCTACACGGTTCTGGTTGACGGGTTGTTACACCTCCTTGGAGGCATCGTCTTTGGAGGTCCCCTTTGCCTTTCCGCTTTGAACTGTTGGTCCTGGACTGCTCTGGCGCTCTTTGTTTGTCATGATGGGGTGGGTATGTGTGCGGGAAGAGTGGATCTTATTCTCTGCcgctctcttcctcctcaaCCCAAGATGTTTGGTGATCAACTGCCTAGCAAGGTTGATGTTGTTTAGGCGATTGCAATTGCTCATGTCTTCATGTTGGTGATGGGTCTGTACAAGGGACGAGCGgatctttcttctctcatgTTCTCCCTATGCAATCCAATTTTGGGATGTTAATTGGGAGCCCATGCACCATTTTAGTGTTTTGACTTTGTCGGTATTCAGTGGAGTGGCTATGTTGTAGGCTAGTGGTGACCGGGTCTTACATAGCGGCAGTCAGCTTGATGCTAGGTTTCTTGCGTAGCGTTGTCAGCGCATGGTTGAGCtagctgagttttttttttctgtcttcttctctttctttttggaACTTCTGTCTTCTTCTTTTAGTTTTCTTTGTGATTATAACCTCTCTCAGGGCTCTAGTCTTATACTACTTTTTTTCTCTACTATATTAATAAAACATTGCACCATCTAGTGTTGTTCATTTTTTAAACAAGACAATTAGTATAAGACACCGTTTTCCAAGATTCAATATGATATGTTTATGTTGTAGATTTAGAGTTTCCTATATTGCAACGCATCagtatttttctagtatatattataaatatcaaaattttaatcatatgttgatgttatttttttttatcatggaCATAGGTTAAAATAAATATCAAGCTGCAATATTCCCATAATTCATAAATACAAAGAAATTTGATTGCGAGGTGATTGATGGGACATGTAACATTGTACAAATGCTTATAATATATGGACATAGTGCttataaatttcaaatatttgaaCTAAGTTAACAAAATACTAAATTAAAAGTACAATATCTTTCTAATCAATATACTCGGTGGTCAGATCCTTCTATTTATCGTCGAATTTTTCTTAcagtgaatttggtcaaatagCACAGTTAAATATACCATATATACAACAGCAAGTACCAGTTGTTTCTGGTCAATTCGCAAGATAAAGTTATAATTCATACCGATAACAATGTAATTCTCTGCAGTCTGGGTCGTAGCAATAGCGGAAGAAGAGCAACAGATTTGGACACTTGCAAACCGACACGGTGACTGGTAACGAACCGCCTGCGACAATCGTCTCgacaaacaaaaaaagattGCCGCCACCCCCACCCGTGCCCCTACCCATCTCCGGCCGATCTAGGGttagggagagggagaggaagggtcGATCTACTGCAGGggcaccgccgcccccgccggggTGGGggcggatctgggagggaggggaaccgccgccgccctcccccggacTCCCTCCAgctggatctgggagggaggcgaaccaccgctgccgccacaggtcctcccccctcccccctcagccggatctgggagggagccAAGCGGCCCCGAGtatcaccgtcgccgtcgccgtttgcTGCCCCGACCTGCGCCTCGctggtgccgccgccgaccccgtgcCTCTCCGTCGCGTGTGGATCCCGCTGCCCCCGCTCGTCGCCAGTCGCTGGTTCCCCCGCCGCCTGTCGCTGTGAGGGatctgagggagagagaggtgagggagaggagaagtgAGGGAGAGAATGCtgaggacttagaaaaaaaatcttctctAGCCTTGTCTATTTATATTCCACACTTATTTTTTAGGTGGACCACATAAGAGGTCTGCCTTCAAAAATAAAgagtatttttgcaggcggacagCGAGATTTAACCCGGTTtacatttttgtaggcggtcatttggccCCGAAGGTTATATTCGCCTGCGAAAAATAAATACGTACCCAACGTCGGCgcgaaaatgctttttctagtagtggtgaTACATCTCCCTAGCAGGTTAGGAAGGACTTTAATCCATTCCTAATTCCTGATCGTTGATTGCTAGTAaagttgtatatatatgcatttaaTAGTTAATATTACATGTGCATGTAAAATCTCATCTTCAAACTCATCACAtgtatgaaaagaaaattatattgttacggttaaaatataatttacccAATTTAGGCCAAAACTTTACAGAGGTATAATAATATTAGAATTACATGTACATTTTTTAAAGTATgcataaataattatattatattttgaaaccgATGGAGTACTTTGTATCAAACCTTTTTATCCATTTAAAATGGACACTTATCCTTTCAGCAATGTTGAGATAGACAATAGTGGATTTCATGTTTGTGATCTTATATACAGCTTTCGGCCTTCACCGAGAGGTGAAAATTTCTCGTAAACTTCCACATACAAGTTTTACAGTATAAATTAATTTGGTTCCTAATGAAGTCTTATAACTTTATGCATTCCAATGGTAGCTAGGACTTTCCTGGTTCGAACAGAgatgaaaatttcaaataaacttcaaaaagaaaatcatataaattGGTTGTTAGATTAATGGGCTATGCCCAATTAAATCATAATAAATTCCATTGTCccacattaagtgctatggGAAATAACACCACCATGGAAATCTAAGTGAAGAGGTCTAACTTAAATACGGAGCTGGTGGAGAgtctctgttgaccggttgagatggtgcGCGGACAACTAGGCGGggtgaggcgaggcgaggcagacagcagcagctgctgcgctctctcgttttgtaacggacggtaataaacacggagaattgatttcgtatcaatgaacgcgtcggttacggaattaaacgtcgtgaattgattccgtcggttacaaaattaaacgtcgtgaattgattccgtcggttatggaattaaacgccgtgaattgattccgtattaacgagcgcgtcggttacgaaattaaacaccgcggttgatgactctgaacgttactctcgcgctcgcatatatatactccgcagTGACCAGAAGGACGGACGAAGTTCTTCACAACTATTGCacttcgagttcctcctcctctgttcctgaGCTGCAGAATCCTTCCCCGGTTCTGTTCACCTGTGCACACAGGTGTACgggacgagcaggtgcctccggaactccgtccgcttgagaacttgcacgggtaggcgggcgatcaagtttttgggtagtgcttcaagcgcgactgctcttgttcttcgcggctactgctgctgcatcgGCGCCTTCACCAAGATGTCAACGGAGATTGGAGACAAGAAGATGAAcgacatcaacggaggcaatactgcctcaaatcCAGCGATGGGacattctcggggtatacttTCATTCTCCCGATTCTATTAGATGTTTATTTGTTAATACTCTTCACAATGGTAGCATTGCGTTACTATGaaaatgttgatgcttatttcatattaagcatactcaagttgtatacatttagcactgtcactagatctactcatattgcaaatgtcatgtttattgtcttaatattttggattaaaatatgccgaattatgaccaaatttccaacaatccaaaaacttgaTGGGTCTTTTttggtagttggctttgctgtatcactaaaaccacatgctttcgatggttcaaattataaaagatggaaagcacgtgcactttTGTGGTTGACGGTGATGCATTGTTTCTGTCTCATGGGGCAACCCGAGtgaaccgcctctctctcctgaggaggaggctaagttcgaggctaCGGATTGcttgttccgtggagcattgatcagtgtgcTCGCCGATAATATTGTGGATGTGTATATGCACATACCttcagggaaggacatgtgggatgctcttgaggccaagttcgggGTTTCCGACACCGGCAgcgagctgtatgtcatggagcagttctatgactacaagatggtcgatgaccgttctgtagtggaatatgctcatgagattcagatgctggtaaaggaacttgagaacaacaactgcgAGTTGCTGGGCAAGTTTGTGGCTGgaggcattattgccaaattgccacctttTTGGTCAGACTTTGCtacttctctaaaacacaagaggcaagagttcagtgttactgatctcattggctctttgggtatTGAGGAGAAGGTGAGGGCAAAGGACAACCAGGCAAAAAGATCGAGGGAGGTTCTAGCGCCAATTTGGTGCAAAAGAAGAACCCTCacgcatcccacaacaacaacaagaaagtcaaaccTGACGTCAAATcaaggctacaaccaattttaagaagaaaggcaaaggaaaggcaaaaggagattgctttgtgtgtggcaagcctgggcattgggccaaggattgTCCTGAGCGCAAGGACAAGAAGTCTGCAAACATGGTTATTAGTGAGGACGGAGGAACATTGGGGTATGGTAAatttttacctacagttctctctgtctgtcactcacctgattggtgggttgatactggtgctaatattcatgtgtgtgCGGACATTGCCCTATTTTCTTCTTATCAagtcgggagaggttcctcctagttgatgggaaacggatcacttgcggctgttcatggtgttggtacggtcgatctgaagtttacttcgggaaagatcgtgcagctgaagaacgtgcagcatgtcccttcaataaagaagaatctagttagcggctctctactgtgtagagatggttttagacttgtgtttgaatccaataaatgtgtcgtatctaaatatggaacgtttattggaaaaggttatgacagtGGAGGTTTGTTTCGCTTTTCCTTGGATGATATGTGTAATAAAGTTGTGAACCATGtaagcgatgatgatgatgagtccaatgtgtggcattcgtgactttgtcatgtgaattttggttgtatgacaCGCTTAgccaacatgagtttaattccaaaattcactttagtCAAAGGCTCtaagtgccatacttgtgttcaatcgaaacaa is a genomic window of Oryza glaberrima chromosome 7, OglaRS2, whole genome shotgun sequence containing:
- the LOC127780817 gene encoding cytochrome b5 domain-containing protein RLF, translated to MADEESSDFTFCKIDFEGDGGLEFPKAIPVASTPGDAGADNLKTKKIEGNMQTNNSIKDQTSNSISSSINRVSLEDSNGKESVLSRENTQSNLSSQPKSSKKPAARAKVPFEKGYSQMDWLKLTRTHPDLAGLKGQSNRRLISLEEVKQHKTGDSIWTVLKGRVYNIAPYMKFHPGGVDMLMKAAGKDSTALFNKYHAWVNFEFLLEKCLVGFLDPNE